GGCGGATTCGAGATTTATTGCAAGAATGACCAGGCCGAAACTGTGTGGAACAAGGTTTTTGAAGCCGGTGCCGCTTATGGCATCAAGCCGATCGGTTTGGCTGCGCGCGATACGCTAAGGCTAGAGATGGGATTCTGCCTTTACGGAAATGACATCAACGATACCACATCGCCGCTTGAGGCCGGTTTGGGCTGGATTACCAAGTTCAGCAAGGATTTTACGAATTCTGAACACCTGAAGAAACAAAAGGAAGAAGGTGTGAAACGCAAGCTCGTTGGTTTTGAGTTATCGGAACGGGGCGTGCCGAGACATGACTATGACATCGTAGACAAAGACGGGAATGCCATCGGGATTGTAACTTCCGGTACAATGGCGCCATCATTGAATAAAGGCATCGGACTTGGGTATGTGACGACAGCGCACAGTGCCCCTGACAGCGAAATTTTTATCCGGATCCGGAAAAATGACGTACCTGCCAAAGTGGTGAAACTGCCGTTTTACAAAAAATAAATGCATGAAGAGACTACTACCCGTGTTACTGCTTTGCCAATTATCGCTGTATGCGCAGGACAGCAGCAGGGCCTGTGAGTTGGTTTCAAAAATAAATACGCTGGTACAGCGGGAGCATTATAAGCCAAAGCCGATCGACGACAGTCTTTCGGCTTATGTTTTTGATGACATGATGGACCGCCTGGATATCGGTCGCAATATTTTCAGCAAAAAGGACTACGACAAACTAGCGGTTCACCGGTATAAGATTGACGATTACCTTACAGACGGCCGTTGCGGATTCCTGGATGAGTTTGCTGAAACATGGAAATCGGCCCTTATGCGAAAGCAGCAGACCATTGAAGCACTGCGCAGCGTGGCTTTCGATTATCAGTCAAAAGACAGCGTCAAGTTCAGCAAAAAGAATTTCGATTTTGACCTTGCTGAAAATGATTTTGGACGGGTCTGGCAAAAAAGGCTGCGATTTGAAATCCTCGATGATATTTCAAAAACCAGTAAAGATCTCGATTCGCTGAAGCAGCATTTTACTGCACTGGAGAAGGCATCCAAGGCGAAAGTTTTTGATACCAACCTGTGTAAAGTCAGCAGCATCCTCGAAAACAAAAAAGGCCTTGAGTACCAGTTGCAGGGATTTTTCCTGGACGCCTTCTGTAATTACTTCGATCCGCATTCGAATTATTTTTCACTCGACGCCAGATCGAGTTTCCTTTCGGGGCTCTCGACGAGCAACCTCTCGCTCGGCCTTGACATCGCCTTAAACGAAAAAGAGGAAATTATTGTAGGCGACGTCATCCCCGGCGGACCCGCAGCGCGTAGTGAAAAATTTGAAAAAGGAGACAACATCATCAAAGTTGCCAACGCAAAAGGCGAAGCGTATTGGGTTTCATGCACCTCACTGGAAACCATAGGCGAAATGATATTTGCCGATACGAGCCGTGAGCTGACCATCACGCTGCGCAAAAAAAACGGCAATACCGCAGAGGTCCGATTGCAGAAAGAAATTATGAAGGCTCGTGAAAACAGCGTGTACAGCTACATTGCTGAAAAAAATGGCACGCGCGTGGGCTACATCAACATTCCCAATTTCTACTCTGATTTTGAAAACAACAGTCCATACGGTTGCGCCGATGATGTGGTTAAAGAAATCATCAAGCTGCAGGATGACAAGGTCGACGGTATCGTAATCGACCTACTTGATAACGGCGGCGGATCTATGGAGGAAGCAATCAGGCTTGTCGGGATGTTTATTGATGTCGGCCCGGTTTCCATACTCACGAATAATAAGGGGAGGCAGGAAATCCTTAAAGACACCAACCGCGGCATGGCGTACACTGGGCCCGTCGTGATCCTGGTGAATGGGTTTTCAGCGTCGGCGAGTGAATTCTTCTCAGCGGCTATGCAGGATTACAACCGCGCTTTTGTGATTGGCGCGCCTACTCTAGGCAAGGCGACAATGCAGACCATCATGCCGTTGGACAATAAAAATGAGGACTTTGTCAAGCTTACGGTTGAAAAGTTTTACCGCATTACAGGGGAAAGCGGGCAAATCAGGGGTGTCATCCCTGACATCGAGTTGCCGATGCTCTTTGATGGCGTGATCAAACGGGAAGATGGCTTTAAAACCGCTTTGGTACACGATTCGATTACGACAAATGCGCGTTTTCGGCGATTGCTTATTCCAAATAAAGAGCGTGTTTTGAGCCTCAGCAAAGCGCGCGTCCAGCATGACCCCAGATTGACTGAACTTCGCCATTACAACGAGGAGATCGACCGGATGTATGAAAAGCAGCGGGGCCCGATCAGGCTTACGCTGACCGATGTCTTCAAAGATGTACATGAAATTGATCCGCTTTGGGACAAGGTCAGGGAAATCACGGAAAGGCCTGCCGGAATGGCCGTAATCAACACCACTTACGAAACGACGAAAATGGGTTCAGATGCGTTCGAAAAAGAAATCAATGCGTATAAAATTAAGGACGTCAAAACCAGCCCGTACCTTGAGGAGGCCATCAATATCATCCGGGATTACAAGGACTTCCTGAAAATGAACTAAACAAGAACCAAAACAAATGAAAGCAAAATGCATCCTGCTGCTACTGTTGGCAGCCTCGTTATCCGCTCACAGCCAGACGTTCAATACCCCTGTCGAATACTTGAATTACATCGGTAAGGAATCGGCGAACATTTCGAAATCAACCTGGAAATACATGGATGCCGTCGCGCACAGCAAAAGAGCACGAAAAATCAATAATACGCGGGAGGCGTTAGTCAAAACCATTCAGGCGGCCGCCACAAAAATTCGGGGTTTGAAAGACGGCTACAAAGGCGATGTCGAATACCGTGACCAGGTGCTTGCCTACCTGTCCTTCTCCGAAAATATGATTCAGGAGGAATATGGCAGGGTGATTGATATGCAGGAAGTGGCCGAACAATCCTATGATTATATGGAAGCGTACATCCTTTTACAGGAAAAGATCAACGAGAAATTCAGCGTCGAAATTGGAAAAATCAATGCGGCGCAGGATGCATTCGGATTGAAATACCAAATACAAATGTCGGGTGAAACCAGTGAACTTGGCAAGAAAATCAAGCTTTCCAACGAAGTTTTCGACAACAGGAGTAAACTCTACCTGCTGTTTTTCAAGGTAAACTTTACCGAATCATCAATGATGAAAGCGCTCGAGGCGAAGGATTTGACCGCCGTACAACAAAATGCGAATGCGATGGCGCAGTACGCTGCGGAAGGACTGGAAAGTCTCAAAATATTCAAGCCCTATAAAAACGACCCGATGCTGGTTAACGCGAGTAAGAAATATTTTGAGTTTGCGCAAAAAGAATCCTCGGAGTATGTCCCGAAGGTGGCTGCTTTCATGATGTTGAACCAAAAGTTCGAGGACAGCAAAAAACTATTCGACGCAAAAAGCGACAGCCAGCGTACGAAGGAAGACATCGCGCAATTCAACAAACTCGTCGATGAATTCAACAAAGGAATCAATGAATATAACAAGGTGAACAGCAAGTACAACACCGACCGAAGCACCAACATACAGAATTGGGAGATTACTGCAGACAATTTTGTAGCAAAACATGTGCCTGCGGGATAAAATCATTTGTAAAAACAAGCAGAAACATTATTTTTGCCTGCGTTAAGAAACACACATTATTATGGGAAGAGCGTTTGAGTTCAGGAAAGGCAGGAAAATGAAGCGTTGGTCGGCGATGGCCAAAGCGTTTACACGAATCGGGAAAGACATCGTGATGGCAGTCAAAGAGGGCGGCCCGAATCCGGAAGCCAATTCCAGGCTGCGTGCGGTAATGCAGAATGCCAAAGCAGCCAATATGCCAAAAGAAAATGTCGAGCGTGCGATCAAGAAAGCCACCGACAAAGATACGGCAAACTATAAGGAAGTGTTGTTTGAAGGCTATGCGCCGCATGGTATCGCCTTGCTGATCGAGACCGCCACAGACAATAACAACCGCACTGTAGCCAATATCCGAAGCTATTTCAATAAGTGCAACGGCACGTTAGGCACGCAGGGCTCGGTGGAATTTATGTTTGACCATACCTGTAACTTCCGGATCCCGTCCGATGGAATTGATGTAGAGGAACTCGAACTGGAATTCATTGATTTTGGCGCAGAGGAAATTTTCGCCGATGAAGACGGCATCCTGATTTACGCACCATTTGAGAGCTTCGGCGCAATACAGAAAGAACTCGAGAGCCGCGGCATCGAAATCCTGTCTTCAGGTTTTGAGAGGATTCCGCAAATCACCAAAGAGCTTACCGAAGCCCAGGTTGCCGACGTGGAGAAGCTCATCGAAAAAATAGAAGAAGATGATGACGTCATGAACGTATACCATACGATGCAGGAATAATATGACAGCTTTCCATCGAAAAGCCATCGTTTAAATAAAATGTAAACTCCGGGGGAAACTTCGGAGTTTTTGTTTTTTCAGTAGCGAAATCCGTAGTCTTGCCGGGGCATCGTTGGCAGGCAACGCCCACCCGACTTTATAACTTCCTACTTTTGTAAAAAAATTTACCGAAACTGTAACAACAAAAAATAGCAACAGTCATTCAACTAAACTACTGACAGCATCATTGGACCAAAACCAGTCGCATATCGATAACCTGATACGGTTGTGCAGAGACAACAGCCGTTCCGCGCAGTTCGAACTGTACAATCTCTATTACAAGGCGATGTACAATACGGCGCTGCGTATCGTGAAGGACATACATTGGGCCGAAGATGTCATGCAGGAGTCGTTCCTCAAAGCCTTCACGAAGCTCGATTCGTTTAAAGGCGAAGTGACTTTCGGGTCGTGGCTCAAACGGATTGTAATTAATCACAGCATCGACAACTATAAAAAACTGAACAAACAGGCGTTGTCCCCGATTGAAGACGTGCTTTACAAAGTTGGTGACCATGGGCAGGAACCCGAAGGATTTGATTTTACAGGAATGAAGGCGCAGCAAATCCTGGACACCATCAAATCACTCAAAGACAATTACAGGCTGGCGCTTACCCTGCTTTTCGTAGAAGGCTACGACCAGGAAGAAATCAGCGAGATTATGAATATCAATGCGGGAAATTGCAGGACGCTCATCAGCAGGGCCAAAGAAAGCCTGCGCCAGAAATTAGACAATTTATGAATATGGAATACCACAACAAGAACGGATTCAACATGCCCGATTTTGATATCGAAGAACCACCTATGGGTCACCACCAGCGGTTCCTGGACCGATTGGACGGTAATCTGAAAAGCAAAAAGCGATTTCCTTACCGCATGGTGATGGCGGTTGCCGCATCGATAGTCATCTTTTTAGGACTGTGGATGAATTTCCAGCCCGTCTCAAACGAAAAGCCGATGGCAAAACTGTCAGCCGAAAACAGGGAAACCCAGGAGTATTTCTCCAATGTAATCCGGATGGAACTGGCGTCGCTCAGGAAGGAAAGCAGCCCGGAAGCAAAACCGATCCTAGACGATGCGTTCAGGCAGCTTGAATCACTGGATCACGACTACAACAAATTAATGAAAGAACTTTCAGAAAAAGGCGAAAGCAAACAAATCATCCATGCGATGATCACCAACCTGCAGACGCGGATTTCATTCCTGGAACGGGTGGAGACGCAAATTGACAGAATCAAACAATTTAAAAGTAAATCATCATGAGAACAAAAAGTTTCAGATCTATCGCCGTAACAGTATTCATGCTGAGCGGATGCTTTGCAAGTGCCGGCGACGCGCTGATAAAGAAAGACAAGAAAATCAGCAAGGCTTATAATGTCAATGCCGATGCGATTGCGGACATACAGAATAAATACGGCAATGTGTACGTAGCAACCTGGGACGAAAACAAGATCCAGATTGATGTGGTGATTACAGTGGAAGGCAGGGATGAAAAAAAAGTCGACAAGCGGCTTAACGCCATCGACGTGTCGTTTGAAGCATTGAAGGCAAAAATTTCGGCGAAAACCATTTTCGGGAGTGACGGCGTAAACAACACCAACATGGAAGTCAATTACACCGTAAGAATCCCTAAAAATGGCCGTATCGACCTCGACAATCGGTATGGAAACATCATCGTGGATAGAATTGCCGGAGCAAGCGATATCGACTGCCATTACGGCAACCTGACTGTGGGTGAGCTGCAGGACGACAACAACAACATCCGTTTGAAATACTGTGATAAGGTGACCATAGGCTACGCCAAAACGATGATGCTCGACAGCCAGTACTCCAACACCATTCTTAAAAAAGTGGGAAACATCATTTTCAATGGCGACTATTCCAACCTGAACTGCCAGGATGCCGGAAACGTCATCTACAAGTCAGATTACGGCGAATTGCTGCTCGGCGAGGTGGATGATATTACTATTAAGGGAGACTATATCGGCATTAAGATCGGGAAACTGAATAAAAATCTCGTTTCCAATACCGATTACAGTAACATGAGCATCGGTGTCGCAGCGAAAGCGAACAATATTGCGATAAACGGCTCTTATTCGAATTTCGAAATAAAATACGACACCGATTACAATTTTGATTTTGATATTGTACTGAAATACACAGAATTGAAATCAAGTGGCCTTACCTTCCAAAGCAGGAAAGAATCCGTTTCCTCTGCCGCGTACAAGGGATTTTATAAAACCGCCGGAAAAAACAAACTGAGCATCTCTCTTGAATACGGCGATCTCAAACTAACCAGAATCTAAGGGTTTTAATCATCATACTAATCAAAAAAATTAATCAAAAATGAAAAATGCAGTCAGGGTCTTATGTATTGCAATGTGCTCCATGCTTGCCCATGCCCAGGAAAAAAGGAATCCGGGGCACTTCACGGGAATTGATGTAAGGGGTTCCTTCAATGTTGTGCTGAGCAAAGGCAAGGAAGGCGTTGCGATTTATGCGGATAAGTCAGCACTGGAACACATCAAAACCGAAGTGAGTAACGGCGTATTGGCCTTATTTGTGGAAGGCACGCACCGCATTAAGGGCAACGTCAAAATCGAGGTTTCGTATGAAACATTAGCACAGATTATTTTAAATGGGTCGGGTGACATCACCACAGAAGGAACCATCAACACAGAAGACCTTAAAGTACAGCTTATCGGGTCAGGTGACATTGCGCTCACCGTCGAAGCCAGGAATGTAAAAGCCAGCCTTGACGGATCAGGCGACATCACGCTGCAAGGCAAAGCGACCAATCTCAGTGCGGGAGTAACCGGTTCCGGCAACCTGCTGGCAGGTAGGCTGAAATCCGGGAATGTCCAGGCTGCCGTTGTAGGTTCGGGTGATTGCACCGTATTTGCATCGGAAGCAATCAGGGCCCGTGTAGAAGGCTCAGGAGACATTTCCTATTACGGAAATCCGGCTACGGAAGACACGAAAGTTTCAGGTTCTGGAAGTATCGACAAAAAATAATGTATTGATACGGTTAAAGTTAGTAGTTTGACACAGAACGGAAAGCCCTGGATGAGAGTCCGGGGTT
The nucleotide sequence above comes from Flavobacterium magnum. Encoded proteins:
- a CDS encoding LIC11966 family surface protein, coding for MKAKCILLLLLAASLSAHSQTFNTPVEYLNYIGKESANISKSTWKYMDAVAHSKRARKINNTREALVKTIQAAATKIRGLKDGYKGDVEYRDQVLAYLSFSENMIQEEYGRVIDMQEVAEQSYDYMEAYILLQEKINEKFSVEIGKINAAQDAFGLKYQIQMSGETSELGKKIKLSNEVFDNRSKLYLLFFKVNFTESSMMKALEAKDLTAVQQNANAMAQYAAEGLESLKIFKPYKNDPMLVNASKKYFEFAQKESSEYVPKVAAFMMLNQKFEDSKKLFDAKSDSQRTKEDIAQFNKLVDEFNKGINEYNKVNSKYNTDRSTNIQNWEITADNFVAKHVPAG
- a CDS encoding S41 family peptidase yields the protein MKRLLPVLLLCQLSLYAQDSSRACELVSKINTLVQREHYKPKPIDDSLSAYVFDDMMDRLDIGRNIFSKKDYDKLAVHRYKIDDYLTDGRCGFLDEFAETWKSALMRKQQTIEALRSVAFDYQSKDSVKFSKKNFDFDLAENDFGRVWQKRLRFEILDDISKTSKDLDSLKQHFTALEKASKAKVFDTNLCKVSSILENKKGLEYQLQGFFLDAFCNYFDPHSNYFSLDARSSFLSGLSTSNLSLGLDIALNEKEEIIVGDVIPGGPAARSEKFEKGDNIIKVANAKGEAYWVSCTSLETIGEMIFADTSRELTITLRKKNGNTAEVRLQKEIMKARENSVYSYIAEKNGTRVGYINIPNFYSDFENNSPYGCADDVVKEIIKLQDDKVDGIVIDLLDNGGGSMEEAIRLVGMFIDVGPVSILTNNKGRQEILKDTNRGMAYTGPVVILVNGFSASASEFFSAAMQDYNRAFVIGAPTLGKATMQTIMPLDNKNEDFVKLTVEKFYRITGESGQIRGVIPDIELPMLFDGVIKREDGFKTALVHDSITTNARFRRLLIPNKERVLSLSKARVQHDPRLTELRHYNEEIDRMYEKQRGPIRLTLTDVFKDVHEIDPLWDKVREITERPAGMAVINTTYETTKMGSDAFEKEINAYKIKDVKTSPYLEEAINIIRDYKDFLKMN
- a CDS encoding DUF4179 domain-containing protein — its product is MNMEYHNKNGFNMPDFDIEEPPMGHHQRFLDRLDGNLKSKKRFPYRMVMAVAASIVIFLGLWMNFQPVSNEKPMAKLSAENRETQEYFSNVIRMELASLRKESSPEAKPILDDAFRQLESLDHDYNKLMKELSEKGESKQIIHAMITNLQTRISFLERVETQIDRIKQFKSKSS
- a CDS encoding YebC/PmpR family DNA-binding transcriptional regulator; this encodes MGRAFEFRKGRKMKRWSAMAKAFTRIGKDIVMAVKEGGPNPEANSRLRAVMQNAKAANMPKENVERAIKKATDKDTANYKEVLFEGYAPHGIALLIETATDNNNRTVANIRSYFNKCNGTLGTQGSVEFMFDHTCNFRIPSDGIDVEELELEFIDFGAEEIFADEDGILIYAPFESFGAIQKELESRGIEILSSGFERIPQITKELTEAQVADVEKLIEKIEEDDDVMNVYHTMQE
- a CDS encoding RNA polymerase sigma factor: MDQNQSHIDNLIRLCRDNSRSAQFELYNLYYKAMYNTALRIVKDIHWAEDVMQESFLKAFTKLDSFKGEVTFGSWLKRIVINHSIDNYKKLNKQALSPIEDVLYKVGDHGQEPEGFDFTGMKAQQILDTIKSLKDNYRLALTLLFVEGYDQEEISEIMNINAGNCRTLISRAKESLRQKLDNL
- a CDS encoding head GIN domain-containing protein, which translates into the protein MKNAVRVLCIAMCSMLAHAQEKRNPGHFTGIDVRGSFNVVLSKGKEGVAIYADKSALEHIKTEVSNGVLALFVEGTHRIKGNVKIEVSYETLAQIILNGSGDITTEGTINTEDLKVQLIGSGDIALTVEARNVKASLDGSGDITLQGKATNLSAGVTGSGNLLAGRLKSGNVQAAVVGSGDCTVFASEAIRARVEGSGDISYYGNPATEDTKVSGSGSIDKK